CGCGAAGTTCTTTGTCGCGGCCGCCTTCGGCGTAATTGGACTGTTCCCACAAGGTTTTCAAAAGCGCCCATGCTTCTTCGTGGGTCGCAGTGTCGACGGCCTCGTGAATCAACATCGTGTGGTGGGCGAAACGCAGGGACGAGTTCTTCTCGCGGTATTTCTTCACGGCACCCGTGAGCACGAACATGTCCAGGGCTTCCTGGATTTCTTCGCGTCTCACTTCTTCGAAGACCGGATCTGGCTCGTCGTTGCTTGAGGTCGGAGACTCCGCGATATCCCGGATGAATGCCATGCTGCGGGAATTTTCGACGGTCGGTTCAGGATCATCTTCGAAACGTTCGTGGCGGTCATGGAACCAAGCCGCCCCTCGGTATGCGGGCGGCTCAGACAGCATCAGTGCAAAGTCACGTGGATACAGGTCTTCGGGATCATCCGGATTAACGAAGACATTCGCAAAGGGAGTGGCCGTGTAGCCCACATATTGGGACCGGGGAAAGAACTTGAGCAGGTCGATGATCTGCCGGTTGACTGCCGTGCGTTCGACCTCCTCCTTGGAGGACTTCTTCGGTTTGATGGTGTTAATCGATGCCTGGTCGGATTCATCGTCGATGATCAACACCGACAGATCCTGAACGATGGTCGGATCCAATCGCTTCAGGTCTGAATTCAACTTACCCAGTACCTTGGAGTTCTTCTTGACCACTGCCACATAGGTGCGGCTATGCAGCAAATTGTCCGGGTTGTTGAAGGGAAGTGCGCGGTTGTGCAGCACTACATCTAGGTTGGAGGCGCCGGTGCTGCCGACGTAGTCTTGGTGCGATGTCGTCAAACGGCGAATCTTCGGGTAACCAGCAGAGCCCAACGCTCCGCCGTGCTTGACGAATCCCCTGCGCTCGGTGTCCCAATCAAGGTCCCAATCGCTGTCATCGTCAAAGTATGACTCGGCTTTTAAGTCGAAGGCAGTAAGGTCTTCTTCGTTGCGGCCGTCGAGGATCGCTTCTTTGCCGAACAGCTCCATGTCCAGACGGCGCTGAGTTTGGGTACGCAGGATATCCAGAGTGCCGGCCAGGACGACGACAAAGCGATAGCCGGCGTCAATTGCCTTTGCGATCACCGCAGTGAAGTTCGCGGTTTTGCCGCTCTGAACGTAGCCGACGACGAGTCCACGTTTTCCACCACGTGGCGGCCCGAGGGGATCGTCGAGGCGCCGAATCACCTCCGTTGCCTGGTTTCCCACGGTAGTGATGGAATCGGCTCCCCAACCCTTGCCCTTGAGCACCTCCTCGTAGATGGTCCAGTAGTTTGCGTTGGCGGTGCGCCGCTCGCCCTTGTACCAATCGACGAAGTCCTTGTCGATGACCGTGGTCCGCTCCTTGACGGGCAGACGGGTTGCAAGGTCTTCCGTGAGGTCTGTGAGCCCAAGCCGTTTGATAATCCATTCACGGCGGTCGTGCGTTCCAGGTTCAGTGTCGGTTTTCGGCTTAATCGCGGCGCCATCGGCAGCCTCAGCGGCCATGATGAAGCTGATCAATGGCGCGATATCTGCATCAGTTCCGCATTTCACGTAATTCTGCAAGTCTTTGAAGCTGTAATCCTCGTCAAGCTGAAGATTAATATTGTCGAAGAGGGTAATGGTCAGCACAATGCGCCGCGTTTGCAATACGGTATCGATTGCTTCTCGCAGGTCGGTAAAAGTTGACGTGGTCAATCCTTGGTTTGTCATGTGTCAGCTACATTTCCTCTGCGTCGGTAATGAGATTGGTGCCAATAATCAGCGCACGGAGTTCGTCGTCGGTTAGGGTCGGGTACCCATCGGTTCGAATGACGTATTGCACGGAGTCGATGCGGTCATGCATCGGCGCGAAGTCGTCGGTGCTCAGACGGGGGAACTTCCCGTCGACTTTGTAGAACTCGATTGGATTCCGGGGCGTCCAACGGGTGGTGTACGTGTGTTCGTTTTCAGGCACGACACCGGCGAGCTGGAGTCGGCTTTGCAGTGTCCTGAGTGCCTCATCGCTGCCAAGGGAGGCTCGCAGTTCGTTGATGATTTCCTTGAGTGTTTCGCCGGCCTCACTGGTGCGGGTGAGCTGCACGGAGGCTAATGCCAGTGCCTTGCCTTCGGTTGCCACGAGTTGGGTGATGGAAGAGATGAGGTGGCGGCGGCTTTCCTTTGCGGTGGTCTTCACTTCGATGTCGCCGGCACCGAAAGCAAAATCGTGTTCCTCCTTGTGTGGGCCCAGCCACGCCTCGACGGCTTGATCAAACGTCGCGATGCCCCGGTCGACGAGTGCTCGCAGGAGCAGGATTTCGCCGACCAGGCCCAACTCGTTACCGGTTGATCCCATGGAGCTGCCGAGCAGCAGCGACTTGAAGGCTCGTATCGACTGGTAGATTGCCGCGGACGGTTCTACGGACTGCTCTTGAATCTGTTCCGCCACGCTGCGCAGGAAGAAGTAGCCGGCCTCGACGGTGGACACGTCCACGTTCACCGTTATTACGGTGGCCGAATCGTCGGCGGTTAGGCCGGTCAGGCGACGGGAGACGTTGACATGCCGCAGGCCTGTGTCAATTGCTCCGTCAAGTTGGTGCTGCCGCAGCACCAGATTCATTTGCTTGACGGTGGGGAAGA
This genomic stretch from Corynebacterium hansenii harbors:
- a CDS encoding Z1 domain-containing protein; the protein is MTNQGLTTSTFTDLREAIDTVLQTRRIVLTITLFDNINLQLDEDYSFKDLQNYVKCGTDADIAPLISFIMAAEAADGAAIKPKTDTEPGTHDRREWIIKRLGLTDLTEDLATRLPVKERTTVIDKDFVDWYKGERRTANANYWTIYEEVLKGKGWGADSITTVGNQATEVIRRLDDPLGPPRGGKRGLVVGYVQSGKTANFTAVIAKAIDAGYRFVVVLAGTLDILRTQTQRRLDMELFGKEAILDGRNEEDLTAFDLKAESYFDDDSDWDLDWDTERRGFVKHGGALGSAGYPKIRRLTTSHQDYVGSTGASNLDVVLHNRALPFNNPDNLLHSRTYVAVVKKNSKVLGKLNSDLKRLDPTIVQDLSVLIIDDESDQASINTIKPKKSSKEEVERTAVNRQIIDLLKFFPRSQYVGYTATPFANVFVNPDDPEDLYPRDFALMLSEPPAYRGAAWFHDRHERFEDDPEPTVENSRSMAFIRDIAESPTSSNDEPDPVFEEVRREEIQEALDMFVLTGAVKKYREKNSSLRFAHHTMLIHEAVDTATHEEAWALLKTLWEQSNYAEGGRDKELRELFDKNLKPVMDVKKYADGAPVPATFEDLKPDVFTNHITEAVQMMMGYSSEPPILQVNSVGGDEVDFERSSVWKVLVGGTKLSRGYTVEGLTVSYFRRRAGSADTLMQTGRWFGFRKGYQDLVRLYAPPTLVDMFEASMADENHFRTMLKAYAQLDKDGRAEVTPRDLPILVRQSLPDLSPTSANKMFNAYIKSTASAPNITDFNQVPAKDAIDHKRANIENFAIPLISGMKNETHDLAFVRYENSRAGDGIKVTAGYTPSYTAVVSSRELVDRLEQAYWYDDEDDERGNYYNNVVAPRLQYLKDLMGLDPDGDGPDSRFTETAVIVANPKSKSTPGIDLPGVKFRVPILRRARRTGTGRNDIIGSDRKHSYALESVAAGLPATYPRNEDWGHLSDKKRREFDTHPTSFRVDPTAEPFELDSAARHTRGAILLTFFDDREEDDVAEMYRKHGRIRWSPPDFRKGEVGVQISLNSPHAPISAQGHDAIVWGVHVPAKRDKPTVSKAEVKAEASS
- a CDS encoding PD-(D/E)XK motif protein; translated protein: MNLVLRQHQLDGAIDTGLRHVNVSRRLTGLTADDSATVITVNVDVSTVEAGYFFLRSVAEQIQEQSVEPSAAIYQSIRAFKSLLLGSSMGSTGNELGLVGEILLLRALVDRGIATFDQAVEAWLGPHKEEHDFAFGAGDIEVKTTAKESRRHLISSITQLVATEGKALALASVQLTRTSEAGETLKEIINELRASLGSDEALRTLQSRLQLAGVVPENEHTYTTRWTPRNPIEFYKVDGKFPRLSTDDFAPMHDRIDSVQYVIRTDGYPTLTDDELRALIIGTNLITDAEEM